In Microbacterium sp. SLBN-146, one genomic interval encodes:
- a CDS encoding M14 family zinc carboxypeptidase, with product MLRRTIAGLGACAVVLTTALVATPATAAVEPPALDIVRPASPYIQMPTQYPTQPELTVFPDLPTDASIARGVMPYDEIAPFINDLMDESDRVSAQVVGKSFQGRDIYLVTVTEPETAAEVAQQTAWRNKVKYEPAAAASDEALQAGYKVPIWYNGNIHGNEWEGTDATLNYIEDLATSTDPAIGELLSDNRLYFTVTNNPDGRALGQRGTVNGYDPNRDLITGATAEAMIVRDLASVLQPTYFIDLHGYTNVLQVEPCGPPHGENYEYDLFVPHAYATALEIEKNVVAANIPGNTYLNRETGATTTTNTGFIKIPYRDIRAGWDDWPPIFAPQYVAYQGAVTNTVELPLGRSGDQPARAKINIEVAEIVIDTVSDYVQEHRGALLENQIEIFRRGLAGEPSVVIPADISAEDLAPGVPTEWVEIWNEADVYNAEYPRAYVIPADDTQRSTSDAETLVQALLVNDIEVDKTTAPFTVGDVTYPAGSYYVDMHQPLRGLANVLLDEGSDISERVPDMYDISAWSLALLWGADVVSIGSTTDAAPTTALETVTDASLTGSIPAAGTYLSFEPRGLADYQAVNELLGEGVALSQLADGTIILGPDAATYAAATAVADIYGVDFVATDGLALAYEESTALKPVKVGYVGSADVVDALTKMGFRDLQPVTSATITSGAVDLSTVDVLYVGGNLTFSAAQAAGRAAVEAYLATGKPVVGVGSAAATFVNGFGITTASTTSGTSGSNGISRVDTPADGVLGDYPQDTVFGSPFSWFSNLGPNAVVEQSYAASDPFVSGHWAASAGRSQADAAGKPSAFSAVGPTGSKAFVFGSTPTYRNHPVGAFSDIARAIHWGALEGTPVPVPADKIKPVATLVAPTTAGPFPVLNIQVDATDDRGLNRVVANIYKDGKLVKSTQTAANGAKAATHTASVTLPDGAYTVKYNASDLAGNVAQTGTFAFSIDATKPSATVKDGSSFTVKTGESYDMISFKLYDAQKIDKVTLNGKVKDLSNNQWSDVNFIKPPTFGAVQGLNTLVVYDVAGNTQTYTFTLN from the coding sequence GTGCTCAGACGCACAATCGCAGGACTCGGCGCGTGCGCCGTGGTCCTGACGACGGCACTCGTGGCGACGCCCGCCACCGCCGCCGTCGAACCGCCCGCCCTCGACATCGTGCGGCCCGCATCGCCGTACATCCAGATGCCGACGCAGTACCCGACGCAGCCCGAGCTGACGGTCTTCCCCGATCTGCCCACCGACGCATCGATCGCCCGTGGCGTCATGCCGTACGACGAGATCGCCCCCTTCATCAACGACCTGATGGACGAGAGCGACCGCGTTTCCGCGCAGGTCGTCGGAAAGTCCTTCCAGGGCCGTGACATCTACCTCGTGACCGTGACCGAGCCCGAGACGGCCGCCGAGGTCGCGCAGCAGACGGCGTGGCGCAACAAGGTCAAGTACGAGCCGGCTGCCGCGGCATCCGATGAGGCTCTCCAGGCCGGCTACAAGGTGCCGATCTGGTACAACGGCAACATCCACGGCAACGAGTGGGAGGGCACCGACGCGACCCTCAACTACATCGAGGATCTCGCGACGAGCACCGACCCCGCCATCGGCGAGCTCCTGTCCGACAACCGCCTCTACTTCACCGTCACCAACAACCCCGACGGTCGTGCTCTCGGCCAGCGCGGAACGGTCAACGGCTACGACCCGAACCGCGACCTCATCACGGGTGCGACGGCCGAGGCCATGATCGTGCGCGACCTCGCGAGCGTCCTGCAGCCGACCTACTTCATCGACCTGCACGGATACACCAACGTGCTCCAGGTCGAGCCCTGTGGTCCCCCGCACGGTGAGAACTACGAGTACGACCTGTTCGTGCCGCACGCCTACGCGACAGCCCTCGAGATCGAGAAGAACGTCGTCGCCGCGAACATCCCCGGAAACACGTACCTCAACCGCGAGACCGGCGCCACGACGACGACCAACACAGGCTTCATCAAGATCCCCTACCGCGACATCCGTGCGGGCTGGGATGACTGGCCCCCGATCTTCGCTCCGCAGTACGTCGCGTACCAGGGCGCCGTCACCAACACCGTCGAGCTGCCCCTCGGCCGCAGCGGTGACCAGCCGGCTCGCGCGAAGATCAACATCGAGGTCGCCGAGATCGTCATCGACACGGTGTCGGACTACGTCCAGGAGCACCGCGGTGCGCTTCTCGAGAACCAGATCGAGATCTTCCGTCGCGGTCTCGCCGGTGAGCCGAGCGTCGTCATCCCCGCCGACATCTCCGCAGAAGACCTCGCACCCGGCGTCCCGACCGAATGGGTCGAGATCTGGAACGAGGCCGACGTCTACAACGCGGAGTACCCGCGTGCCTACGTCATCCCGGCCGACGACACGCAGCGCTCGACGTCTGACGCCGAAACGCTCGTGCAGGCGCTCCTCGTGAACGACATCGAGGTCGACAAGACCACGGCTCCGTTCACGGTGGGCGACGTGACGTACCCCGCCGGGTCGTACTACGTCGACATGCACCAGCCGCTGCGCGGCCTCGCCAACGTCCTTCTCGATGAGGGAAGCGACATCTCCGAGCGCGTGCCCGACATGTACGACATCTCCGCGTGGAGCCTCGCGCTCCTGTGGGGTGCCGACGTGGTCTCGATCGGTTCGACGACGGATGCCGCTCCCACGACCGCTCTCGAGACGGTCACGGATGCGTCGCTCACGGGGTCCATCCCCGCGGCGGGAACGTACCTGTCCTTCGAGCCGCGCGGTCTCGCCGATTACCAGGCGGTCAACGAACTGCTCGGTGAGGGCGTCGCGCTGTCGCAGCTCGCTGACGGAACGATCATCCTCGGACCGGATGCCGCGACGTACGCCGCCGCGACGGCCGTCGCCGACATCTACGGCGTCGACTTCGTCGCGACCGACGGTCTCGCGCTCGCCTACGAGGAATCGACGGCGCTCAAGCCAGTCAAGGTCGGCTACGTCGGCTCGGCCGACGTCGTGGACGCCCTCACCAAGATGGGCTTCCGTGACCTGCAGCCCGTCACGAGCGCGACGATCACGTCGGGCGCCGTCGACCTGTCGACGGTGGATGTCCTGTACGTGGGCGGAAACCTCACCTTCTCGGCGGCGCAGGCTGCCGGTCGGGCCGCGGTCGAGGCCTACCTCGCAACGGGCAAGCCCGTCGTGGGTGTCGGCTCCGCCGCCGCGACGTTCGTGAACGGCTTCGGCATCACGACCGCCTCGACGACGTCGGGCACGAGCGGATCGAACGGCATCAGCCGGGTCGACACGCCCGCGGACGGCGTCCTGGGCGACTACCCGCAGGACACCGTCTTCGGATCGCCGTTCTCGTGGTTCTCGAACCTCGGACCCAACGCGGTCGTCGAGCAGTCCTACGCCGCGTCGGACCCGTTCGTTTCGGGCCACTGGGCTGCGTCGGCGGGTCGTTCGCAGGCCGATGCCGCGGGCAAGCCGTCCGCGTTCTCGGCGGTCGGACCGACCGGGTCGAAGGCCTTCGTCTTCGGCTCGACGCCGACGTACCGCAACCACCCGGTCGGCGCATTCAGCGACATCGCCCGCGCGATCCACTGGGGTGCCCTCGAGGGAACGCCCGTGCCCGTCCCGGCCGACAAGATCAAGCCGGTCGCGACGCTCGTGGCGCCGACGACGGCTGGTCCCTTCCCGGTCCTGAACATCCAGGTCGATGCCACCGACGACCGCGGCCTCAACCGCGTCGTCGCGAACATCTACAAGGACGGAAAGCTGGTCAAGTCGACCCAGACGGCGGCGAACGGAGCCAAGGCGGCGACGCACACGGCATCCGTGACTCTGCCCGACGGTGCGTACACGGTGAAGTACAACGCGTCGGACCTCGCGGGCAACGTCGCGCAGACGGGAACGTTCGCGTTCTCGATCGATGCGACCAAGCCCTCCGCGACGGTCAAGGACGGGTCGTCGTTCACGGTGAAGACGGGTGAGTCGTACGACATGATCTCGTTCAAGCTGTACGACGCGCAGAAGATCGACAAGGTGACGCTGAACGGCAAGGTCAAGGACCTGTCGAACAACCAGTGGTCCGATGTCAACTTCATCAAGCCGCCGACGTTCGGTGCCGTGCAGGGCCTGAACACCCTCGTCGTCTACGACGTCGCGGGCAACACCCAGACCTACACGTTCACACTGAACTGA
- a CDS encoding helix-turn-helix domain-containing protein encodes MADIDEQRSACDAAVTLAFSVLGKRWNGMIVSALGTAAATFVGLRRAVPGISDAVLSDRLAELAHAGIVVRSVEPGPPVGVSYRLSEAGERLLPILDQLGAWASENLEPAT; translated from the coding sequence GTGGCCGACATCGACGAGCAGCGCAGCGCGTGCGACGCTGCGGTGACGCTCGCGTTCTCGGTACTCGGCAAGCGCTGGAACGGCATGATCGTGTCGGCCCTCGGCACGGCGGCGGCGACATTCGTGGGTCTGCGTCGGGCCGTTCCCGGCATCAGCGACGCCGTGCTGTCGGATCGCCTTGCCGAACTCGCCCACGCGGGCATCGTCGTGCGTTCGGTCGAGCCGGGGCCGCCCGTCGGCGTGTCGTACCGTCTTTCCGAAGCGGGCGAGAGGCTCCTCCCCATCCTCGACCAGCTGGGCGCATGGGCATCGGAGAACCTCGAGCCCGCGACCTGA
- a CDS encoding FMN-dependent NADH-azoreductase codes for MSLFRLDASILPATSASRSLADLVEAEWVTAHPAASIVRRDLSLEPVPATAWADVVTSGFVEDADRTERQRAARTLATTIAEELVSAEALLFAVPLYNYGVSQHFKTWFDLAYTDPRIDPQGTALRGKPATLVTVLGGNYAPGTPKEGWDHSTAWLRRVLADVWGLDLRVVERPFTLVGVNPALDSFADAASVLKQGAEADARRYGQEIAALRRSA; via the coding sequence ATGTCCCTCTTCCGTCTCGATGCCAGCATCCTCCCCGCGACGTCCGCCAGCCGGTCGCTCGCCGACCTCGTCGAGGCGGAGTGGGTCACCGCGCATCCGGCCGCGTCGATCGTGCGACGCGACCTCTCCCTCGAGCCCGTGCCGGCGACAGCGTGGGCCGACGTCGTGACCTCCGGGTTCGTCGAGGATGCCGACCGCACCGAACGGCAGCGCGCCGCGCGCACCCTCGCGACGACGATCGCCGAGGAACTCGTGTCCGCCGAGGCGCTCTTGTTCGCCGTACCCCTCTATAACTACGGCGTCTCGCAGCACTTCAAGACCTGGTTCGATCTCGCCTACACAGACCCGCGCATCGATCCGCAGGGAACGGCGCTGCGTGGAAAGCCCGCGACGCTCGTCACGGTCCTCGGGGGCAACTACGCTCCTGGCACGCCGAAGGAAGGCTGGGACCACTCCACCGCGTGGCTCCGCCGTGTGCTCGCCGATGTCTGGGGACTCGATCTGCGCGTCGTCGAACGGCCGTTCACCCTCGTGGGCGTCAATCCCGCGCTGGATTCGTTCGCCGACGCGGCCTCGGTGCTCAAGCAGGGCGCCGAGGCGGACGCGCGCCGCTACGGACAGGAGATCGCGGCGCTGCGCCGCTCCGCCTGA
- a CDS encoding CCA tRNA nucleotidyltransferase — protein MLNMAEGIARLGALAESPVVATLAHAFADAGFDLAIVGGPVRDALLGRVTNDLDFTTDARPDDILRIVKPISTAHWDIGRAFGTIGAKVAGEQVEITTYRADSYDGVTRKPTVEFGDTIEGDLVRRDFTVNAMALRVPARTLVDPTGGVEDLVRGVLRTPADPRISFGDDPLRMLRAARFSSQLEFEVDPPTVTAIAELRSTLAIVSPERVQAELVRLLQTRDPLRGIRLLVETGLMEEFLPEVPALRLEVDEHHHHKDVYEHSLTVLRQAIELEQTRHPGSGPDVPLRLAALLHDIGKPATRRLEPGGGVTFHHHDVKGARLARKRLQALRFDSDTIGSVTQLIEQHLRFFGYAEGAWTDSAVRRYVRDAGDELERLHILTRADVTTRNRRKAARLAGAYDDIERRIDELAAQEELNSIRPEIDGNRIQEILGVKPGRVVGEAYRFLLDLRLDEGILGPDEAERRLREWWAARG, from the coding sequence ATGCTCAACATGGCCGAGGGCATCGCGCGCCTCGGCGCGCTCGCCGAGTCACCCGTCGTCGCGACGCTCGCTCACGCGTTCGCCGATGCGGGCTTCGACCTCGCGATCGTCGGCGGGCCCGTGCGCGACGCGCTGCTCGGCCGGGTGACGAACGACCTCGACTTCACGACCGATGCCCGGCCCGACGACATCCTGCGCATCGTGAAGCCGATCTCGACGGCGCACTGGGACATCGGGCGCGCATTCGGCACGATCGGGGCGAAGGTAGCGGGCGAACAGGTCGAGATCACGACTTACCGGGCCGACAGCTACGACGGCGTCACCCGCAAGCCCACCGTCGAGTTCGGCGACACGATCGAGGGCGACCTCGTGCGCCGGGATTTCACCGTCAATGCGATGGCGCTGCGCGTTCCGGCGCGAACGCTCGTCGATCCGACGGGGGGAGTCGAGGACCTCGTCCGCGGCGTGCTGCGGACCCCCGCCGACCCGCGGATCAGCTTCGGCGATGATCCTCTTCGGATGCTGCGGGCCGCACGCTTCTCGTCGCAGCTCGAGTTCGAGGTCGACCCGCCGACGGTCACGGCGATAGCGGAACTGCGATCGACCCTCGCGATCGTGAGTCCCGAGAGGGTCCAGGCGGAGCTCGTGCGCCTCCTCCAGACGCGCGATCCGCTGCGTGGCATCCGTCTGCTCGTCGAGACGGGTCTCATGGAGGAGTTCCTGCCCGAAGTGCCCGCGCTGCGGCTCGAAGTCGACGAGCACCACCATCACAAGGACGTCTACGAGCATTCGCTCACGGTGCTGCGGCAGGCGATCGAGCTGGAGCAGACGCGGCATCCCGGTTCGGGCCCCGATGTGCCCTTGCGATTGGCAGCTCTCCTCCACGACATCGGCAAGCCCGCGACGCGGCGGCTGGAACCCGGCGGCGGGGTGACGTTCCACCACCACGACGTCAAGGGTGCGCGCCTGGCCCGCAAGCGCCTGCAGGCTCTGCGGTTCGACTCCGACACGATCGGGAGCGTCACGCAGCTCATCGAGCAGCACCTGCGGTTCTTCGGGTACGCCGAGGGGGCATGGACCGACTCGGCCGTGCGGCGCTATGTGCGCGACGCCGGAGACGAACTCGAGCGGCTGCACATCCTCACACGCGCCGACGTGACGACCCGCAATCGCCGGAAGGCGGCGCGCCTCGCGGGGGCCTACGACGATATCGAACGGCGGATCGACGAGCTCGCGGCGCAAGAGGAGCTCAACTCGATCCGCCCGGAGATCGACGGCAACCGCATCCAGGAGATTCTGGGCGTCAAGCCGGGCAGGGTGGTCGGTGAGGCGTATCGGTTCCTGCTGGACCTCCGCCTCGACGAGGGCATCCTCGGCCCCGACGAGGCGGAACGCCGCCTGCGCGAGTGGTGGGCGGCGCGCGGCTGA
- a CDS encoding methyltransferase, whose product MTDRPLPCPDASLCLSLAADLRAADFTSRALREAWGDTADRALAHGLPSPARRALDGRDDPLAVVGRLLVLGMPQSAASVDLALPRTGSEGLEALGLVRRDDVVVPQALVRPQSFADAHGEGEWWIASDLDESALGGPLPEDHVLGVGGASLTLASLQVPTRAARGLDIGTGCGIQALRARRDVGRVVATDVSQRALRFTQLNALLNGIDGIETRHGSLFDPVRGEVFDRIASNPPFVITPRVAGVPHYEYRDGGFAGDDLVARVVADVGRHLAPGGIAQLLGNWESRGGLDGLDRVREWVAGSEVPLDAWVIERDLLDPLAYAELWVRDGGTLPGTPGFAALIDAWLDDFASRDVTAIGFGYILLRRPESGGPTLSRYERMPQSLPEGGLGDHLAHALADHDRLEVLDDEGLAASVLLVSPDVTEARHQLPGAEAPTVIELRQGGGLARSLSVDPGLAALVGACDGDLTVGVLVDAIAHLLEVDAGALRDDLLPRARELLFTGFLRFA is encoded by the coding sequence GTGACCGATCGCCCTCTGCCGTGCCCCGACGCGTCCCTCTGCCTGTCTCTCGCTGCCGATCTGCGAGCGGCGGACTTCACGTCGCGCGCCCTGCGGGAGGCGTGGGGTGACACGGCCGACCGTGCGCTGGCTCACGGGCTTCCCTCGCCCGCGCGCCGTGCGCTCGACGGCCGCGACGACCCGCTCGCCGTTGTCGGGCGTCTCCTCGTGCTCGGGATGCCGCAGTCCGCGGCATCCGTCGATCTCGCTCTGCCGCGCACAGGATCCGAGGGGCTCGAGGCGCTGGGACTCGTCCGCCGCGACGACGTCGTCGTTCCTCAGGCGCTCGTGCGGCCCCAGTCCTTCGCCGACGCGCACGGTGAAGGCGAATGGTGGATCGCGAGTGACCTCGACGAGTCCGCGCTCGGCGGTCCCCTGCCCGAGGATCACGTGCTCGGGGTGGGTGGGGCCTCCCTGACCCTCGCATCGCTCCAGGTCCCGACTCGCGCAGCCCGCGGCCTGGATATCGGCACGGGGTGCGGAATACAGGCGCTGCGAGCGCGGCGCGACGTCGGCCGGGTGGTGGCGACCGACGTCTCGCAGCGAGCTCTGCGGTTCACGCAACTGAACGCCCTCCTCAACGGGATCGACGGGATCGAGACGCGCCACGGGAGCCTTTTCGACCCGGTGCGCGGTGAAGTCTTCGACCGCATCGCGTCGAACCCCCCGTTCGTCATCACCCCGCGTGTCGCGGGCGTGCCGCACTACGAGTACCGGGACGGCGGATTCGCGGGCGACGATCTCGTCGCGCGTGTCGTGGCGGATGTCGGGAGGCACCTCGCACCGGGCGGGATCGCCCAACTGCTCGGCAATTGGGAGAGCCGCGGGGGCCTCGACGGACTCGACCGCGTCCGCGAGTGGGTGGCCGGATCCGAGGTTCCGCTCGATGCGTGGGTCATCGAGCGCGATCTGCTCGACCCGCTGGCGTACGCCGAGCTCTGGGTTCGCGACGGCGGCACGCTGCCGGGGACGCCGGGCTTCGCGGCGCTCATCGACGCGTGGCTCGACGACTTCGCCTCCCGCGACGTCACGGCCATCGGCTTCGGCTACATCCTTCTCCGGCGGCCCGAGTCCGGTGGGCCGACCCTGTCGCGATACGAACGGATGCCGCAGTCGCTCCCCGAAGGTGGACTCGGCGATCATCTGGCTCACGCGCTCGCCGACCACGATCGGCTGGAGGTGCTGGACGACGAAGGGCTCGCGGCATCCGTCCTCCTCGTCTCACCCGATGTGACCGAGGCCCGCCACCAGCTCCCCGGCGCCGAGGCGCCGACCGTCATCGAACTCCGGCAGGGGGGTGGGCTCGCCCGCTCGCTGTCGGTCGATCCGGGCCTGGCAGCGCTCGTCGGCGCGTGCGACGGCGATCTCACGGTGGGAGTCCTCGTCGACGCGATCGCCCACCTGCTCGAGGTCGACGCGGGAGCGCTGCGCGACGACCTGCTGCCGCGCGCGCGCGAGCTCCTCTTCACGGGGTTCCTGCGTTTCGCATAG
- a CDS encoding DUF6049 family protein — MTVPPLRTTTRRRLASRLLAILAASALATGLAGGAAAASVTPSPTPTADVSTGTTEFTLAPIRNGILTPGEALTTSVTLENGTALTVARTDVSLELGTSALADRGRLTAWLAGDVAGVDLQPAGSASIDPVAPGETRTASILVPQDAPILTALTPGVYPIVATYTSDDGPVRSTSVIVVPRGDQPFGVGVVVPITADPITEGLLTSEELAVLTGEDGELTTQLDGVELTSAILAVDPAIVAAIRVLGTAAPASARVWLERLESMPNTRFSLQFGDADPAVQVEAGLAQPVGPLSLDSYLRVADFPATPTPTPTATSTPPAASETSPFPPLADLLDTEASRDAVYWPAVASVTPAAVAALGAVSSEDAPLTLVPSTSASTGGARAVAGDAGVLVYDADVSRALTAASSVGESALRAAPLAAASGYLSFASIEAGESPILAAIDRGTDRSYIGLQTAIAAAAEYPGATTHSLSTLSAGTPRDVTIADAAAPEERVADAQALFGDEGAIASFATILDDPTLLTGPERARILQLLAVGWATRPDDARSAVAEHRIDTQETLDSVALLPPTTINLFAAGAGLPFTVRNDLPYAVNLVLYATPDDLRLGVRRANEIVATPQSNTRVEVPVEARVGNGEVTLGLQLRSPSFVGIGPAQSVDINVRAEWETVGIVVLSVLVGGLLLLGILRTVFRARARRRAPNDEDADAPTTPEDPT; from the coding sequence ATGACCGTGCCCCCGCTGCGAACGACCACGCGTCGGCGCCTCGCCTCGCGGCTCCTCGCGATCCTGGCGGCGTCGGCGCTCGCGACGGGACTTGCGGGGGGAGCTGCCGCGGCATCCGTCACCCCCTCCCCGACACCCACGGCAGACGTGTCGACGGGAACGACGGAGTTCACGCTCGCACCGATCCGCAACGGCATCCTCACTCCTGGCGAAGCGCTCACCACGTCGGTGACGCTCGAGAACGGGACGGCCCTCACCGTCGCCCGCACCGACGTGAGCCTCGAGCTCGGAACGAGCGCGCTCGCCGACCGCGGTCGCCTCACCGCGTGGTTGGCCGGGGATGTCGCGGGAGTCGACCTGCAGCCCGCGGGCTCGGCATCGATCGATCCCGTCGCGCCCGGCGAAACCCGGACCGCCTCGATCCTGGTGCCCCAGGACGCGCCGATCCTCACGGCACTCACGCCCGGTGTGTACCCGATCGTCGCGACCTACACCTCCGACGACGGTCCCGTCCGATCGACGAGCGTCATCGTCGTGCCCCGTGGCGACCAGCCATTCGGCGTCGGAGTCGTCGTACCGATCACGGCCGACCCCATCACGGAAGGACTCCTCACGTCGGAGGAGCTCGCGGTCCTGACGGGCGAAGACGGCGAACTGACGACACAGCTCGACGGTGTCGAGCTCACGAGCGCGATCCTCGCGGTGGATCCTGCGATCGTCGCCGCGATCCGTGTGCTCGGAACCGCTGCACCCGCCTCCGCGAGGGTCTGGCTCGAGCGCCTCGAGTCGATGCCGAACACGCGGTTCTCGCTGCAGTTCGGCGACGCCGATCCCGCCGTCCAGGTCGAGGCCGGTCTCGCGCAGCCCGTCGGACCGCTCTCGCTCGACTCCTACCTCCGCGTCGCCGACTTCCCCGCGACCCCGACACCGACCCCCACGGCGACCTCGACTCCCCCCGCGGCCTCCGAGACGTCCCCGTTCCCGCCGCTCGCGGACCTCCTCGACACGGAGGCGTCGCGCGACGCGGTCTACTGGCCCGCCGTGGCCTCGGTGACACCGGCGGCCGTCGCGGCCCTCGGCGCCGTCTCCAGCGAAGACGCGCCGCTCACCCTCGTGCCCTCGACGTCCGCGTCGACGGGAGGCGCGCGAGCCGTCGCGGGCGACGCGGGCGTGCTGGTGTACGACGCCGACGTTTCGCGCGCACTGACCGCCGCGTCATCCGTCGGTGAATCGGCGCTCCGGGCCGCCCCCCTGGCCGCAGCGAGCGGATACCTGTCGTTCGCGAGCATCGAGGCCGGCGAATCGCCCATCCTCGCGGCGATCGACAGAGGTACCGATCGGTCGTACATCGGTCTCCAGACCGCCATCGCCGCGGCGGCCGAGTACCCCGGGGCCACGACGCACTCCCTTTCAACACTGTCCGCGGGGACTCCGCGCGACGTCACGATCGCGGACGCCGCGGCACCCGAGGAACGCGTTGCGGATGCCCAGGCCCTCTTCGGCGACGAAGGCGCGATCGCGAGCTTCGCGACGATCCTCGACGACCCCACTCTCCTCACGGGACCCGAGCGCGCCCGCATCCTGCAGCTGCTCGCCGTGGGGTGGGCCACCCGGCCGGATGACGCGAGAAGCGCTGTCGCGGAGCACCGTATTGACACGCAGGAGACCCTCGACTCCGTCGCCCTCCTGCCACCCACGACCATCAACCTGTTCGCCGCGGGCGCCGGGCTTCCCTTCACGGTGCGCAACGACCTGCCGTACGCCGTCAATCTCGTGCTCTATGCAACGCCGGACGACCTGCGCCTCGGGGTGCGCCGCGCCAACGAGATCGTGGCGACACCACAGAGCAACACGCGCGTCGAAGTGCCCGTCGAGGCCCGCGTCGGGAACGGTGAAGTGACGCTCGGCCTGCAACTGCGGAGCCCGTCATTCGTCGGGATCGGACCTGCCCAGTCCGTCGACATCAACGTGCGCGCCGAATGGGAAACCGTCGGCATCGTCGTCCTGTCGGTCCTCGTCGGCGGCCTCCTCCTGCTCGGGATCCTCCGGACGGTGTTCCGCGCGCGCGCCCGCCGTCGCGCGCCGAACGATGAGGATGCCGACGCCCCGACGACCCCGGAGGATCCGACGTGA